The Pseudomonas fluorescens genome includes a window with the following:
- the traD gene encoding type IV conjugative transfer system coupling protein TraD: MAEHAMESKLRPAVELYTVAICIAVAVLCVYSPWAVALSPEIGLAAALAYTLFGLIRLRQAWEVLRYRRNIRRLPRYELTSKQIPVSRTRLFMGLGFRWTRLHTQRLVEAQDPAVAHYVDQPTSYSLARELERRLEHAPFPLSTLARVTAWDSAFNPLRPLPPVGGSPLLHGVEPNETEVSLPLGERVGHTLVLGTTRVGKTRLAEVYITQDIHRVEHEVVIVFDPKGDADLLKRMYVEAKRAGREKEFYVFHLGWPEISARYNAVGRFGRISEVASRIAGQLSGEGNSAAFREFAWRFVNIIARALIELGRRPDYLQIQRHVVNIDALFIEYAQQFFAKTDPKAWEVIVQLESKLTEKNIPRHMVGREKRVVAIEQYLAAKRVFDPVMDGLRSAVRYDRTYFDKIVASLLPLLEKLTSGKTAQLLAPNYTDLDDPRPIFDWMQIIRKRGIVYVGLDALTDAEVAAAVGNSMFADLVSVAGHIYKHGIDHGLPQSGNNSSAKLPINLHADEFNELMGDEFIPLINKGGGAGIQVTAYTQTLSDIEARIGNRAKAGQVIGNFNTLQMLRVRETATAELLTQQLPKVNVLTKTLVSGATDTSDPEANTDFTSSSQDRVSSTSVPLIEPAHIISLPKGQMFSFQAGGQLWKVRMPLPKPSNDDAMPKDLQELTQRMRAAYNAQAGQWWSASGGGPTTNFDLDQVG; encoded by the coding sequence ATGGCCGAGCATGCGATGGAGTCCAAGCTCCGGCCAGCAGTGGAACTGTACACCGTAGCGATCTGCATCGCCGTCGCGGTGTTGTGCGTGTACTCGCCCTGGGCTGTGGCCCTCTCACCCGAGATCGGCCTGGCTGCGGCGCTGGCCTATACCCTGTTCGGCCTTATCCGTCTGCGACAAGCCTGGGAGGTGCTGCGCTATCGGCGCAATATCCGGCGGCTGCCCCGCTACGAACTGACCAGCAAGCAGATTCCGGTCAGCCGTACGCGTTTGTTTATGGGCCTCGGCTTTCGCTGGACCCGCCTGCACACCCAGCGCTTGGTCGAGGCCCAGGATCCGGCGGTCGCCCACTATGTCGACCAACCGACCAGCTATAGCCTGGCCCGTGAACTCGAACGACGCCTGGAACATGCACCGTTTCCGCTCTCGACATTGGCCCGAGTCACGGCTTGGGACAGTGCCTTCAATCCGTTGCGCCCTTTGCCCCCGGTAGGTGGCTCGCCGCTGTTGCATGGGGTCGAGCCCAATGAAACGGAAGTTAGTCTGCCGTTGGGCGAACGGGTCGGACACACCTTGGTGCTCGGCACGACCCGTGTTGGCAAGACGCGACTCGCCGAGGTGTACATCACCCAGGACATTCACCGCGTCGAACATGAGGTGGTCATCGTTTTCGATCCGAAGGGTGATGCCGACCTGCTCAAACGCATGTACGTCGAAGCCAAACGCGCCGGTCGGGAAAAGGAATTCTATGTTTTCCATCTAGGCTGGCCAGAGATCTCCGCGCGTTACAACGCCGTGGGGCGTTTCGGACGCATTTCGGAAGTGGCATCACGTATTGCTGGGCAACTCAGTGGTGAAGGCAACTCCGCAGCCTTTCGTGAGTTCGCCTGGCGTTTCGTCAATATCATCGCCCGCGCCTTGATCGAGTTGGGTCGGCGTCCGGACTACCTGCAGATCCAGCGACATGTCGTCAACATCGACGCGCTGTTCATCGAATACGCCCAGCAGTTTTTCGCCAAGACCGACCCGAAGGCGTGGGAAGTGATCGTCCAGCTCGAAAGCAAGCTCACCGAGAAGAACATTCCCCGGCATATGGTGGGACGCGAAAAGCGCGTGGTGGCCATCGAGCAGTACCTGGCGGCCAAACGGGTATTTGATCCGGTAATGGACGGACTGCGTTCGGCAGTGCGCTACGACCGTACTTACTTCGACAAGATCGTTGCCTCGCTACTGCCGCTGCTGGAGAAACTCACCTCCGGCAAGACCGCCCAACTACTCGCGCCCAACTACACCGACCTGGATGACCCGCGGCCGATCTTCGACTGGATGCAGATCATCCGAAAACGCGGCATCGTCTACGTCGGTCTGGATGCGCTGACCGATGCTGAGGTCGCTGCTGCCGTAGGCAACTCCATGTTCGCTGATTTAGTCTCGGTCGCCGGACACATCTACAAACACGGCATTGACCATGGCCTGCCCCAATCGGGCAACAACAGCAGCGCCAAGCTACCCATCAACCTGCACGCTGACGAGTTCAACGAGTTGATGGGCGATGAGTTCATCCCACTGATCAATAAGGGTGGCGGTGCCGGCATCCAGGTGACGGCCTACACCCAGACCCTCAGCGATATCGAAGCGCGCATAGGTAACCGCGCCAAGGCCGGCCAAGTCATTGGTAATTTCAACACCCTGCAAATGCTCCGCGTGCGCGAAACCGCCACCGCTGAACTGCTCACCCAGCAGTTGCCCAAGGTTAACGTGCTGACCAAAACCCTCGTGTCGGGCGCCACCGACACCTCCGATCCTGAGGCCAATACGGACTTCACCTCGTCCTCACAGGACCGTGTCAGCAGCACCAGCGTGCCGCTGATCGAGCCTGCGCACATCATCAGTTTGCCCAAGGGACAAATGTTTTCCTTCCAGGCCGGTGGCCAGCTCTGGAAAGTCCGCATGCCGTTGCCAAAACCCTCCAACGACGACGCCATGCCCAAAGACCTGCAGGAACTCACTCAACGGATGCGGGCGGCCTACAACGCGCAAGCGGGGCAGTGGTGGAGCGCCAGTGGTGGCGGTCCAACTACCAACTTCGATTTGGATCAGGTGGGGTAG